Proteins from a genomic interval of uncultured Fusobacterium sp.:
- a CDS encoding NUDIX hydrolase — MENLEKELREYEPFNEQEKRDKELILQWLQNGDEIFTRENKIAHITVSAWIVNNKRDKVLMAYHNIYDSWAWLGGHADGNKNLKEVVLKEVEEESGIKEVKFLSTDIFSMEILTVDGHEKRGEYVSSHLHLNFTFLLEADEKLSLKIKPDENSGVEWIKVDEISKKSSEKWFVDRIYSKLCKKVKENILKEI; from the coding sequence ATGGAAAATTTAGAAAAGGAGTTAAGAGAGTACGAACCTTTTAATGAACAGGAGAAAAGGGATAAAGAGCTTATTTTACAATGGCTACAAAATGGGGATGAAATTTTTACAAGAGAAAATAAAATAGCTCATATTACTGTTTCAGCTTGGATTGTAAATAATAAAAGAGATAAAGTATTAATGGCATATCATAATATTTATGATTCTTGGGCATGGTTAGGTGGACATGCTGATGGAAATAAGAATTTAAAAGAGGTTGTTTTAAAGGAAGTAGAAGAGGAAAGTGGAATTAAAGAGGTTAAATTTTTATCAACAGATATTTTTTCTATGGAGATTTTAACAGTAGATGGACATGAAAAAAGGGGAGAATATGTATCTTCACATCTTCATTTAAATTTTACTTTTTTATTAGAGGCAGATGAAAAACTTTCTTTAAAAATTAAACCTGATGAAAATAGTGGAGTAGAGTGGATAAAAGTAGATGAGATTTCTAAAAAATCAAGTGAAAAATGGTTTGTAGATAGAATATATTCTAAACTATGTAAAAAGGTTAAAGAAAACATTTTAAAAGAAATATAA
- a CDS encoding TIGR03905 family TSCPD domain-containing protein, translating into MHYYSTEKVCAKQIGVTVDYDGYITEIEFVGGCDGNTHGLQNLLLGMKKEDAIAKLEGIDCRGRGTSCPDQLAKILKRL; encoded by the coding sequence ATGCATTATTATTCAACAGAAAAAGTTTGTGCTAAACAAATTGGAGTTACTGTAGATTATGATGGTTACATCACTGAAATAGAGTTTGTTGGAGGATGTGATGGAAATACTCACGGACTTCAAAATCTTCTTCTTGGAATGAAAAAAGAGGATGCTATAGCAAAACTTGAAGGAATTGATTGTAGAGGTAGAGGAACTTCTTGTCCTGATCAACTTGCTAAAATTTTAAAAAGATTATAA
- a CDS encoding ABC transporter substrate-binding protein — protein MKKLTLMLLGVTCLLTACGGNETKEAAAPKKEEVVKIGATAPLTGPLAIYGVTATNGSKLAMEEINKNGGVLGKKVDFVVLDSKGDSTEAVMAYNRLVDEGMVAFIGDAPSKPSLAIAEVAAQDNMPMITPTGTQFNITEAGKNVFRACFTDPYQGRILANFAKNNLKVKTAAIVVNNSSDHSNGVTEAFLKEAQALGIEVVAKEGYSDGDKDFRAQLTKILPTNPDVLVIPDYYEQVALITAQAREIGLKSTFIGPDGWDGVSKTLDPSAYGVIENSYFTNHYSLDDQSEKVQNFVKAYRETYKEDPSSFAALSYDAAYMMKAAIEKAGTTEKQAVVDALKGIEYDGVTGHLTFDEKNNPIKAVTVLKIVNGKYTFDSIVEAK, from the coding sequence ATGAAAAAACTTACATTAATGCTTTTAGGAGTGACTTGTTTATTAACAGCTTGTGGGGGAAATGAAACTAAAGAAGCTGCTGCACCTAAGAAAGAGGAAGTTGTAAAAATTGGAGCTACTGCACCACTTACTGGACCACTAGCAATCTATGGAGTTACAGCAACAAATGGTTCAAAACTAGCTATGGAAGAGATCAATAAAAATGGTGGAGTACTTGGTAAAAAAGTAGATTTCGTTGTGCTTGACTCAAAAGGAGATTCGACTGAAGCTGTAATGGCATACAATAGATTAGTTGATGAAGGAATGGTAGCATTTATTGGAGACGCTCCATCTAAACCAAGTCTTGCAATTGCAGAGGTAGCAGCTCAAGACAATATGCCTATGATTACACCAACAGGAACTCAATTTAATATCACTGAAGCTGGTAAAAACGTATTCCGTGCTTGTTTCACAGACCCATATCAAGGAAGAATCTTAGCAAACTTTGCTAAAAATAATTTAAAAGTTAAAACTGCTGCTATTGTTGTTAATAACTCAAGTGACCACTCAAATGGAGTTACAGAAGCATTCTTGAAAGAAGCTCAAGCTCTTGGTATTGAAGTAGTAGCTAAAGAAGGATATTCTGATGGAGATAAAGATTTCAGAGCTCAACTTACAAAAATCTTACCTACTAATCCTGATGTATTAGTAATTCCTGATTACTATGAACAAGTTGCTTTAATCACTGCTCAAGCTAGAGAAATTGGACTTAAATCTACATTCATCGGACCAGATGGTTGGGATGGAGTTTCAAAAACTCTTGACCCTAGTGCTTATGGAGTTATTGAAAATTCTTACTTCACTAACCACTACTCTTTAGATGATCAATCTGAAAAAGTTCAAAACTTCGTAAAAGCTTATAGAGAAACATATAAAGAAGATCCATCTTCATTTGCTGCTCTATCTTATGATGCTGCATATATGATGAAAGCTGCTATCGAAAAAGCTGGAACTACTGAAAAACAAGCTGTTGTTGATGCTTTAAAAGGAATTGAATATGATGGTGTTACTGGACATCTAACATTTGATGAAAAAAATAACCCTATTAAAGCTGTTACTGTTTTAAAAATCGTTAATGGAAAATATACTTTTGACTCAATTGTTGAAGCAAAATAA
- a CDS encoding branched-chain amino acid ABC transporter permease: MEFLLQIINGLQIGSIYALISLGYTMVYGIAQLINFAHGDIIMVGAYVSLFSIPMFTKIGLPVWLTMVPAIIVCILLGMLTERVAYRPLRNSPRISNLITAIGVSLLLENSFMKIFTPNTRPFPKVFTQPPILIGDLHLNFGTVVTILVTLTLSVALQYFMKKTKYGKAMLATSEDYGAAKLVGINVDHTIQLTFAIGSGLAAVAAVLYVAAYPQVQPLMGSMPGIKAFIAAVLGGIGILPGAVLGGFILGIVESLTRAYISSQLADAIVFSILIIVLLVKPTGILGKNMREKV, encoded by the coding sequence ATGGAATTTTTACTTCAGATTATAAATGGACTACAAATTGGAAGCATCTATGCCCTTATTTCTCTTGGGTACACCATGGTATATGGAATTGCACAACTTATTAACTTTGCACATGGGGATATTATCATGGTAGGTGCATATGTTTCATTATTTAGTATCCCAATGTTTACTAAAATAGGTTTACCCGTATGGCTTACAATGGTACCTGCTATTATTGTCTGCATCCTCTTAGGAATGCTTACTGAAAGAGTTGCTTACAGACCTCTTAGAAATTCTCCAAGAATCTCTAACTTAATCACAGCCATAGGAGTAAGCTTATTATTAGAAAATAGCTTTATGAAAATTTTCACACCTAATACTAGACCATTTCCAAAAGTATTTACTCAACCACCTATTTTAATAGGAGATCTTCACTTAAACTTTGGAACTGTTGTAACTATTTTAGTTACATTAACACTATCTGTTGCTCTTCAATATTTTATGAAAAAAACTAAATATGGAAAAGCAATGCTTGCAACAAGTGAAGATTATGGAGCTGCTAAATTAGTAGGAATTAATGTTGATCACACTATCCAATTAACATTTGCTATCGGTAGTGGACTTGCAGCAGTTGCAGCTGTTTTATATGTAGCTGCTTATCCTCAAGTTCAACCATTAATGGGATCTATGCCTGGTATCAAAGCATTTATTGCAGCAGTTTTAGGAGGTATCGGAATTCTTCCTGGAGCTGTTCTTGGAGGATTTATTCTTGGAATTGTAGAAAGCTTAACAAGAGCATACATCTCATCTCAATTAGCTGATGCAATTGTATTTTCAATATTAATTATCGTACTATTAGTTAAACCTACTGGAATTTTAGGTAAAAATATGAGAGAAAAGGTATAA
- a CDS encoding branched-chain amino acid ABC transporter permease → MSKTKMLSYIATFVLLTVVYIILMSLINTGIISRYQTNILTLICINIILAVSLNVTVGCLGQITIGHAGFMSVGAYAAALFTKSGLVEGLPGYFLALIIGGAVAGVVGIIIGIPALRLNGDYLAIITLAFGEIIRVLIEYFDFTGGAQGLRGIPRYNKIEIIFIIMVVCVMMMFSLMTSRHGRAVLSIRDDEIASGASGVNTTYYKTFAFTVSAVFAGIAGAVYAHHLGILGAKQFDFNYSINILTMVVLGGMGSFTGSILSAIVLTIVPEMLREFSDYRMIVYSLLLILTMIFRPTGLLGRKEFQITKVIERFMKKGGNVNE, encoded by the coding sequence ATGTCAAAAACAAAGATGCTTAGTTATATTGCAACATTTGTATTACTTACTGTTGTTTATATTATTTTAATGAGTTTAATCAATACTGGTATTATTTCTAGATACCAAACAAATATATTAACATTAATCTGTATTAATATTATCCTTGCTGTTAGTTTAAATGTTACTGTTGGTTGTTTAGGGCAAATTACAATTGGACATGCTGGATTTATGTCAGTTGGTGCTTATGCTGCTGCTCTATTTACTAAAAGTGGACTTGTAGAGGGGTTACCTGGATATTTCTTAGCCCTAATTATTGGTGGAGCTGTTGCAGGAGTAGTTGGAATTATAATTGGAATTCCGGCTCTTAGATTAAACGGTGACTATCTTGCAATTATTACTCTTGCTTTTGGAGAAATTATCAGAGTTTTAATTGAATACTTTGACTTTACTGGGGGAGCTCAAGGGTTACGTGGTATCCCTCGTTACAATAAAATCGAGATTATCTTTATTATCATGGTTGTATGTGTAATGATGATGTTCTCTCTTATGACAAGTAGACATGGAAGGGCTGTTCTATCAATTAGAGATGACGAAATTGCCAGTGGTGCATCAGGAGTTAATACAACTTATTATAAAACATTTGCATTTACTGTATCAGCAGTTTTTGCAGGAATTGCAGGAGCTGTATATGCTCATCACTTAGGAATCTTAGGAGCTAAACAATTTGACTTTAACTATTCAATTAACATCTTAACAATGGTAGTTTTAGGAGGAATGGGAAGTTTCACAGGTTCTATTCTATCAGCTATCGTTTTAACAATTGTACCTGAAATGCTACGTGAATTTTCAGATTACCGTATGATTGTTTACTCTTTACTACTTATCTTAACTATGATCTTCCGTCCAACAGGACTTTTAGGACGTAAAGAGTTTCAAATTACAAAAGTTATTGAAAGATTTATGAAAAAAGGAGGAAATGTCAATGAATAA
- a CDS encoding ABC transporter ATP-binding protein has protein sequence MNNLVLDAKDISITFGALKAVTDFNLQLRENELVGLIGPNGAGKTTVFNILTGVYSPTSGIYTFNGEVINKMPTYKLVKKGLARTFQNIRLFKYMSVLDNVLVANNFNMKYGILSGTFRFHNYWKEEKEVKAKALELLKIFDLDKYADMPAGNLPYGQQRKLEIARAMATNPKVLLLDEPAAGMNPTETEELMKTIKLIRDKFNIAILLIEHDMKLVLGICERLIVLDHGNVIASGDPHEVVNNPTVITAYLGADDEGDEE, from the coding sequence ATGAATAACCTTGTATTAGATGCTAAAGATATTTCTATTACCTTTGGTGCATTAAAGGCTGTAACTGATTTTAACTTACAATTGAGAGAAAATGAGCTTGTAGGACTTATCGGTCCCAATGGTGCTGGTAAAACTACTGTTTTCAATATTTTAACTGGGGTATATTCTCCAACATCTGGGATATATACTTTTAATGGTGAAGTAATTAATAAGATGCCTACATATAAATTAGTAAAAAAAGGACTTGCTAGAACTTTCCAAAATATCAGACTTTTTAAATATATGAGTGTTTTAGATAATGTTCTTGTAGCTAATAACTTTAATATGAAATATGGAATTTTAAGTGGTACATTCCGTTTCCATAACTATTGGAAAGAAGAAAAAGAAGTTAAAGCTAAAGCTTTAGAACTTTTAAAAATATTTGATTTAGATAAATATGCTGATATGCCTGCTGGAAATCTTCCTTACGGACAACAAAGAAAGCTTGAAATTGCTAGAGCTATGGCAACAAATCCAAAAGTTTTACTACTTGACGAGCCAGCAGCAGGAATGAACCCTACTGAAACTGAAGAATTAATGAAAACTATTAAACTTATTAGAGATAAATTTAATATTGCTATACTTTTAATTGAACATGATATGAAACTTGTTTTAGGTATTTGTGAAAGGCTTATTGTATTAGATCATGGAAATGTTATTGCATCAGGAGATCCACATGAAGTTGTTAATAATCCAACTGTTATTACAGCTTATCTAGGTGCTGATGATGAAGGAGATGAAGAGTAA
- a CDS encoding ABC transporter ATP-binding protein, protein MENQNMLEIKDLHVYYDNIHALKGISLNVKQGEIVSLIGANGAGKTTTLQTISGLINSREGQIFFEGKDITKEKSHKICEIGIAQVPEGRRVFAKLPVKDNLKLGAFTVKDTPENLEKDRANFYKNFPRMSERKNQLAGTLSGGEQQMLAMGRAIMSRPKLLILDEPSMGLSPLFVKEIFSVIKKLKEMGTTILLVEQNAKMALAISDRAYVIETGKITLEGDAKELMNNPQIKKAYLGA, encoded by the coding sequence ATGGAAAATCAAAATATGTTAGAAATCAAAGATTTACACGTTTATTACGATAATATTCATGCTTTAAAAGGAATCTCATTAAATGTTAAACAAGGTGAGATTGTATCACTTATTGGAGCTAACGGAGCTGGTAAAACTACTACTCTACAAACTATCTCTGGACTTATCAACTCTAGAGAGGGACAAATTTTCTTTGAAGGAAAGGATATTACAAAGGAAAAATCACATAAGATTTGTGAAATTGGAATTGCTCAAGTTCCTGAGGGAAGAAGAGTTTTTGCTAAACTTCCTGTAAAAGATAACTTAAAATTAGGTGCTTTTACTGTAAAGGATACTCCTGAAAATCTTGAAAAAGATAGAGCTAATTTCTATAAAAATTTCCCAAGAATGTCTGAACGTAAAAATCAATTAGCTGGTACTCTTTCTGGTGGAGAACAACAGATGCTTGCTATGGGTAGAGCTATTATGAGCAGACCTAAACTTTTAATCCTTGATGAGCCATCAATGGGACTTTCTCCTCTATTTGTAAAAGAGATCTTCTCAGTTATTAAAAAACTTAAAGAGATGGGAACTACTATTCTTTTAGTTGAGCAAAATGCTAAAATGGCTCTTGCTATTTCTGATAGAGCCTATGTAATTGAAACTGGAAAAATCACTCTTGAGGGAGATGCAAAAGAGTTAATGAACAATCCACAAATTAAAAAAGCTTACTTAGGAGCTTAA
- a CDS encoding glycosyltransferase, whose amino-acid sequence MQLSIIVPIYNVEQYLRECLDSLYKIDGIDYEVILVNDGSKDRSREIMEEFKQSYPERTVIVDKENGGLSSARNAGMRVAKGEYISFIDSDDFIDVQEYKKFFFEGEMEDLDVMVGNMRYYTPEKTGAPLFRSDLVKNSGVVTGIEFFGKLFQQPKCFREEVVDDIYRRKFLIDNNIWFNEEIVHEDSEFTPMVYLKAKRVKYIDRAFYFYRQRTGSIMNKVSEKSIISLEKICEKFFKEYQNLDSKIGKETLAKLILSFYSVVIYKRYNGGGDWKRVHNRYKEIYRELKKVEKGNIEAQLLYYSVFVPNFLRRCLGKEISNIQKIPKF is encoded by the coding sequence ATGCAATTGAGTATAATTGTTCCAATATATAATGTTGAGCAATATTTAAGGGAGTGTTTAGATAGTTTATATAAAATTGATGGGATAGATTATGAAGTAATCCTTGTAAATGACGGTTCTAAAGATAGAAGTAGAGAGATAATGGAGGAGTTTAAACAAAGTTATCCAGAGAGAACAGTTATTGTAGATAAAGAAAATGGTGGATTATCTTCAGCTAGAAATGCAGGAATGAGAGTTGCAAAGGGAGAGTATATCTCTTTTATTGATAGTGATGATTTTATAGATGTTCAAGAGTATAAAAAGTTTTTCTTTGAAGGAGAGATGGAAGATCTTGATGTTATGGTTGGTAATATGAGATATTATACACCAGAAAAAACAGGAGCTCCACTTTTTAGATCTGATTTAGTAAAAAATTCTGGAGTAGTAACAGGGATAGAATTTTTTGGAAAGCTTTTTCAACAACCTAAATGTTTTAGAGAAGAGGTTGTAGATGATATATATAGAAGAAAATTTTTAATTGATAATAATATTTGGTTTAATGAAGAGATTGTACATGAGGATAGCGAATTTACTCCAATGGTTTATCTTAAAGCTAAAAGAGTAAAATATATAGATAGAGCTTTTTATTTTTATAGACAGAGAACAGGAAGTATAATGAATAAAGTTTCTGAAAAAAGTATAATCTCTCTTGAGAAGATATGTGAAAAATTTTTTAAAGAGTATCAAAATCTTGATTCTAAAATTGGAAAGGAAACTTTAGCTAAACTTATTCTAAGTTTCTACTCAGTTGTTATATATAAAAGATATAATGGTGGTGGAGATTGGAAGAGAGTTCATAATAGGTATAAAGAGATATATAGAGAGTTAAAGAAAGTTGAAAAGGGAAATATAGAAGCTCAACTACTATATTATTCTGTATTTGTTCCTAATTTTTTAAGAAGATGTTTAGGAAAAGAGATAAGCAATATACAGAAAATACCTAAATTTTAA
- a CDS encoding glycosyltransferase family 4 protein, protein MKILFVANYMWDIYIFRAGVIRALVSDGHEVVVVAPDDGRIDMERAIPGVKSISINLNKRGINPIEDLKLTLELYKLYKRENPDIIFHYTIKPNIYGTLAAKMAGKKSVAILTGLGYSFVKGGVIAKIAVGLYKFSLKFSKEIWVLNSDDKETLINSDIGDSKKIFILPGEGTDCERFKPMLMERKDEKIVFLMVARAFFDKGFREYEEAARILKKEYGEKVEFQFLGALGGEAVSGVTKEHMDKLVAEGIINYLGTVNKPELVIKEADCIVLPSYREGISKVLMEGAAMEKPIIATNVTGCKEIVENNVTGYLVKVADSEDLAQGMRKFINLSAEERKAMGIAGREKILKEFDEKIIINIYREKILEL, encoded by the coding sequence ATGAAGATATTATTTGTAGCAAATTATATGTGGGATATATATATTTTTAGAGCAGGAGTTATTAGAGCATTAGTATCAGATGGACATGAGGTGGTAGTAGTTGCTCCTGATGATGGAAGAATAGATATGGAAAGAGCTATACCAGGAGTAAAATCAATCTCTATTAATCTTAATAAAAGAGGTATAAATCCTATAGAAGATCTGAAATTAACTTTAGAATTATATAAATTATACAAGAGAGAGAACCCAGATATAATTTTTCACTATACAATTAAACCAAATATCTATGGAACTTTAGCAGCTAAAATGGCTGGGAAAAAATCAGTGGCAATTCTTACTGGGCTTGGATATTCTTTTGTAAAAGGTGGAGTTATAGCAAAAATAGCAGTAGGTTTATATAAATTTTCTCTTAAATTTTCAAAAGAGATATGGGTTTTAAATAGTGATGATAAGGAAACTCTAATTAATTCAGATATAGGAGATAGTAAAAAGATATTTATTTTACCTGGTGAGGGAACAGATTGTGAAAGATTTAAACCTATGCTTATGGAGAGAAAAGATGAAAAAATAGTTTTCTTAATGGTTGCTAGAGCCTTTTTTGATAAGGGATTTAGAGAGTATGAAGAGGCAGCTAGAATTTTAAAGAAAGAGTATGGAGAGAAAGTTGAGTTTCAATTTTTAGGAGCTTTAGGTGGAGAGGCAGTATCAGGGGTAACTAAAGAGCATATGGATAAATTAGTTGCTGAAGGAATTATTAACTATTTAGGTACAGTTAATAAGCCAGAATTAGTTATAAAAGAGGCAGATTGTATAGTTTTACCATCATATAGAGAGGGAATCTCTAAAGTATTGATGGAAGGAGCAGCAATGGAAAAGCCTATAATTGCTACAAACGTAACTGGTTGTAAAGAGATAGTTGAAAACAATGTTACAGGATATCTAGTTAAAGTTGCAGATAGTGAAGATCTAGCTCAAGGAATGAGAAAATTTATCAATCTTTCAGCTGAAGAGAGAAAAGCTATGGGAATAGCTGGAAGAGAGAAAATTTTAAAGGAATTTGATGAAAAAATTATTATTAATATATATAGAGAAAAGATTCTAGAATTGTAA
- a CDS encoding EpsG family protein yields the protein MNLYFIILIILGVGSLIDIFSENREFKRNIYIFLIGILVVFFGTRAYIGYDWYSYMPSFEKSKNIIELVKNGFIAGGFEKGFQVYCASIKLFTDNYLIFNFINTVIDFIILYFIFKRYSKYPIFALFIYFGVYGVAFEIDMIRNLKSILLFILSIKYIEDRKIMPFIALNLLGFFFHSSSLIYFPMYFLLKINWNKIFIFVTFILGNIYYLLDKRLIIKNIGSLANMLPGSIGKKISVYISIVPDYFPLGVTLFYLERIIIFVLVFLMLNRLSEKRYGTIFANSLFLSVFIFLFGAEFSVLTLRIGILFVYSYWFILPMLADLEDMLLIKIGVLILALGVSYFRLDNQINFIGNKKLYQYENIFLEHKGAEERRKMVVDSFKYLNQGHGKELSLLY from the coding sequence ATGAATCTATATTTCATAATATTAATAATTCTTGGGGTAGGAAGTTTAATAGATATTTTTAGTGAAAATAGAGAATTTAAAAGAAATATTTATATTTTTTTAATAGGAATTTTAGTTGTTTTTTTCGGGACAAGAGCTTATATAGGATATGATTGGTATAGTTATATGCCAAGTTTTGAAAAAAGTAAAAATATAATTGAATTAGTAAAGAACGGTTTTATAGCAGGGGGATTTGAAAAAGGGTTTCAAGTTTACTGTGCAAGTATAAAATTATTTACAGATAATTATCTGATATTTAATTTTATAAATACAGTTATAGATTTTATAATTTTATATTTTATCTTTAAGAGATACTCAAAATATCCAATTTTTGCTTTATTTATATATTTTGGAGTTTATGGAGTAGCTTTTGAAATAGATATGATAAGAAATTTAAAAAGTATTCTTCTGTTTATACTTTCAATAAAATATATAGAGGATAGAAAGATAATGCCATTTATTGCACTAAATCTTTTAGGCTTCTTTTTTCATTCAAGCTCTTTGATATATTTTCCAATGTACTTTTTATTAAAAATTAATTGGAATAAGATATTTATTTTTGTAACTTTTATTTTAGGAAATATCTATTATTTATTAGATAAAAGATTAATAATAAAAAATATAGGAAGTTTGGCAAATATGTTACCAGGAAGCATTGGTAAAAAAATATCAGTGTATATTTCAATAGTTCCAGATTATTTTCCATTGGGAGTAACACTATTTTATTTAGAAAGAATAATTATTTTTGTTTTAGTATTTTTGATGCTAAATAGATTGTCAGAAAAAAGATACGGGACTATTTTTGCTAATAGTCTGTTTTTATCAGTATTTATATTTCTGTTTGGAGCAGAATTTTCAGTTCTTACTTTAAGAATAGGAATTCTTTTTGTATATTCATATTGGTTTATTTTACCAATGTTAGCTGATTTAGAAGATATGTTACTGATAAAAATAGGAGTTTTAATCTTAGCTCTAGGAGTATCATATTTTAGATTGGATAATCAGATAAATTTTATAGGAAATAAAAAATTATATCAATATGAAAATATCTTTTTAGAGCATAAAGGTGCTGAAGAGAGAAGAAAAATGGTTGTAGATTCTTTTAAATATTTAAATCAAGGGCATGGGAAAGAGTTATCATTACTATATTAA
- a CDS encoding glycosyltransferase produces the protein MKILHIITSLELGGAEKLLSELIPLQKELGYDVELMILSDINSVFEKDLIKRGIRVSVSKYNSKVSPLNIFAIAEKIKKENYDIVHVHLVHAQYWTRFAKMLDFNRKRKYITTEHSTSNRRRNSIVFKLIDRFIFRGFDKIVSISEATEKSLKEWIGGDEKNYYVIANGVDLSHFENVYPISRDEIGVENSDTVLMMVSRFQAAKNQKGVVSALKSLSEEYKVVFVGDGVLERDVQEFAREVGVEDRVRFLGLRKDIPQLLKTADIVIQYSFFEGFGITAVEGMASHKPVIASDVPGLAEVVRGAGFLCSNDNPKELAKLILKLKDEKLYKEVADKCLERSKKFTIENSAKEYLELYKKTLERE, from the coding sequence ATGAAGATACTCCATATTATAACTTCATTAGAATTAGGGGGAGCAGAGAAACTACTAAGTGAACTTATTCCATTACAAAAAGAGTTAGGGTATGATGTAGAATTAATGATATTAAGTGATATTAACTCTGTATTTGAAAAAGATTTAATAAAAAGAGGAATAAGAGTAAGTGTCTCTAAATATAATTCTAAGGTGTCTCCTTTAAATATTTTTGCAATAGCTGAGAAGATAAAAAAAGAAAACTATGATATAGTTCATGTTCATCTTGTACATGCTCAATATTGGACAAGATTTGCTAAAATGTTGGATTTTAATAGAAAAAGAAAATATATTACAACTGAACATAGTACATCAAATAGAAGAAGAAATAGCATAGTTTTTAAATTGATAGATAGATTTATTTTTAGAGGATTTGATAAGATTGTAAGCATATCTGAAGCTACTGAAAAAAGTTTGAAAGAGTGGATAGGTGGAGATGAAAAAAACTATTATGTAATAGCAAATGGAGTAGATTTAAGCCATTTTGAAAATGTCTATCCTATTTCAAGAGATGAGATAGGAGTTGAAAATAGTGATACTGTTCTTATGATGGTATCAAGATTTCAAGCTGCTAAAAATCAAAAAGGAGTTGTGTCAGCTTTAAAATCTCTTTCTGAAGAGTACAAAGTAGTATTTGTAGGAGATGGAGTTTTAGAAAGAGATGTTCAAGAGTTTGCTAGAGAAGTGGGAGTAGAGGATAGAGTTAGATTTTTAGGGCTTAGAAAAGATATTCCTCAACTTTTAAAAACAGCTGATATTGTGATTCAATACTCTTTTTTTGAAGGGTTTGGAATTACTGCTGTTGAGGGAATGGCGTCACATAAACCTGTAATAGCAAGTGATGTTCCCGGACTTGCTGAAGTAGTTAGAGGAGCAGGTTTTTTATGTTCAAATGATAACCCTAAGGAATTAGCAAAGCTTATTCTAAAATTAAAAGATGAAAAACTTTATAAAGAAGTAGCAGATAAATGTTTAGAGAGAAGTAAAAAGTTTACTATAGAGAATAGTGCAAAGGAGTATTTGGAACTATATAAAAAAACGTTAGAGAGGGAATGA
- a CDS encoding glycosyltransferase family 2 protein has protein sequence MEVTIFTPAYNRGDTLSRLYESLKKQSNKSFQWVVVDDGSVDNTRELIESWKKENILNIIYVYQENSGKMRAINRGVEFAEGEFFFIVDSDDYITEDAVETIISEGEKLPKNMGGMIFRKINIATGEITGKPYPQYSIDSTPIEIVYKLGIDGDKAEVFRTKYLREFPFKVYEGEKFVPEASVWIKIGEKYKMRYIDKGIYYFEYLEDGYTNNFLKLIKNNPRGFESYYSEMLKYNIPLKNKVKFFIRLLQSKYFKLVVGKR, from the coding sequence ATGGAAGTAACTATTTTTACTCCTGCATATAATAGAGGAGATACACTTTCTAGATTGTATGAAAGTTTAAAGAAACAGAGCAATAAAAGTTTTCAATGGGTAGTAGTAGATGATGGATCTGTTGATAATACAAGAGAGCTTATAGAAAGTTGGAAAAAAGAGAATATTTTAAATATTATATATGTTTATCAAGAAAATTCTGGAAAGATGAGGGCTATTAATAGAGGAGTAGAGTTTGCAGAGGGAGAGTTTTTCTTTATAGTAGATAGTGATGATTATATTACAGAAGATGCAGTTGAAACTATCATTTCAGAGGGGGAGAAACTTCCTAAAAATATGGGTGGAATGATATTTAGAAAGATAAATATTGCTACTGGAGAGATAACAGGAAAGCCTTATCCTCAATATAGCATAGATTCAACACCTATTGAAATTGTATATAAACTGGGAATAGATGGAGATAAAGCAGAGGTATTTAGAACAAAATATTTAAGAGAATTTCCATTTAAAGTTTATGAAGGAGAAAAATTTGTTCCTGAAGCATCTGTTTGGATAAAAATAGGTGAAAAATATAAGATGAGATATATAGATAAAGGAATATATTATTTTGAATATCTTGAAGATGGTTACACAAATAACTTTTTAAAGTTAATAAAAAATAATCCTAGAGGTTTTGAAAGTTATTATAGTGAGATGTTAAAATATAATATACCTTTAAAAAATAAGGTGAAATTTTTTATAAGATTGCTTCAAAGTAAATATTTTAAATTGGTGGTGGGGAAAAGATGA